From the Anopheles merus strain MAF unplaced genomic scaffold, AmerM5.1 LNR4000007, whole genome shotgun sequence genome, one window contains:
- the LOC121600815 gene encoding uncharacterized protein LOC121600815 has translation MELPPIQKFHYLRASVKGEAAKVIEAITISAANYELAWQMLTERYSNEYLLKKRHLQALFGMATVKKESASTLHHLVDEFERHKKTLNHQGEKTEAWSCLLEHLMCTKLPTSTLRDWEENASTSQNPSYEGLIAFLQRRMRVLETLQSAPIDIILGARHYHTFFVSGAQYKMSSNLPVLMESVFGWVVSGSASTSQPATSNTFHTSSVVCMVSLEESIERFWKVEELQVNDGYSPEDRKCEQFYKDTTQRDEAGRYMVCLPKQADFDDKLGLSKAAALRRFSLLERRLERDPNVKAAYHDFMREYLELGHMSRIKNPSDDERAYYLPHHPVFKAASSTTKVRVVFDGSAKTSTGFSLNEALCIGPVVQDDLLDIILRFRTYKVAVVGDIAKMYRQVLLHPNDRKFVRICFRFSPHSPIEYFELNTVTYGLAPSSFLATRTLLQLANDEGASCPNAAAALKTNFYVDDFIGGADSIGNARQLRIELSQLLAKGGFELRKWTSNQLEVLAGLNADQIGTQSARQFLPHETVKALGVSWEPEHDVLSFESAISSDVSIPTKRSILSNVARMFDPLGLISPIVIRAKMMMQELWLQKAGWDEYVPDTICKKWKTIQEDWQLISEFKVSRYALLPGARIQLHTFCDASEAAYGACIYARCEGEGGQIRITLLSSKSRVAPLKRVTLPRLELCAAVLGAHLHHRVKKAMGINVAESFFWSDSTITLTWISATPNTWATFVANRVSEVQHYSHPRQWRHVPGASNPADLGSRGMSAADFLKSKLWSFGPDWLSLPASIWPNSNPEPANETNLENRQLQAIAAYRIILHSLHT, from the exons ATGGAACTACCACCGATACAaaagtttcattatttacgaGCTTCCGTGAAAGGCGAGGCCGCAAAGGTGATCGAAGCAATCACGATCAGCGCAGCCAATTACGAGCTAGCATGGCAAATGCTCACCGAACGATACTCGAATGAGTATTTGTTAAAGAAACGGCATCTTCAAGCGCTTTTTGGTATGGCCACCGTTAAGAAGGAGAGTGCATCAACCCTTCACCATCTTGTGGACGAGTTCGAACGTCACAAGAAAACGCTCAATCATCAAGGCGAAAAAACGGAGGCATGGAGCTGCTTGTTAGAACACTtaatgtgcacaaaattgcCTACCTCCACATTAAGAGATTGGGAGGAAAATGCCTCAACTAGCCAAAATCCTAGTTACGAAGGATTAATCGCATTTTTACAGCGCCGTATGCGAGTGTTGGAAACCCTACAG TCGGCACCGATCGACATTATTCTCGGTGCCCGGCACTATCACACGTTCTTTGTAAGCGGGGCGCAATATAAAATGTCATCGAATCTACCAGTCCTGATGGAGAGCGTATTTGGCTGGGTCGTGAGTGGATCAGCATCTACCTCTCAGCCAGCAACATCCAATACTTTTCACACTTCATCCGTGGTGTGTATGGTTTCACTAGAAGAATCAATAGAGCGTTTCTGGAAAGTGGAAGAACTACAGGTTAACGATGGCTATTCTCCTGAGGATCGCAAATGTGAGCAATTTTACAAAGATACAACACAGCGAGATGAAGCTGGTCGTTATATGGTATGCTTACCTAAACAAGCAGACTTCGATGATAAGCTTGGCCTTTCAAAGGCAGCAGCATTAAGGCGATTTAGTTTGTTAGAAAGGAGGTTAGAACGAGATCCAAACGTAAAAGCGGCGTACCATGATTTCATGCGTGAGTATCTGGAGCTTGGGCACATGTCACGCATAAAAAATCCCTCCGACGACGAACGCGCGTATTATCTGCCTCACCATCCCGTGTTCAAAGCCGCTAGCTCCACAACAAAGGTTCGCGTGGTATTTGATGGTTCAGCTAAGACGTCCACCGGCTTTTCGCTAAACGAGGCGTTATGCATCGGCCCTGTCGTGCAGGACGATCTGCTCGACATAATTTTGCGCTTCCGCACATATAAGGTAGCCGTTGTTGGAGATATTGCGAAAATGTATCGACAAGTATTGCTCCATCCTAACGACCGGAAATTTGTACGCATTTGCTTTCGATTTTCGCCTCACTCGCCAATCGAATATTTTGAGCTGAATACGGTTACTTATGGCTTAGCCCCCTCATCATTCTTGGCAACCAGAACATTGCTGCAGCTTGCAAACGATGAGGGCGCCTCTTGTCccaatgctgcagctgcttTGAAAACTAACTTCTACGTTGACGATTTCATCGGTGGTGCTGATTCCATCGGAAATGCTCGCCAGTTGCGAATCGAGCTTTCTCAATTGCTCGCCAAAGGCGGCTTCGAGCTGCGAAAGTGGACATCCAATCAGCTCGAGGTGCTCGCCGGTTTAAATGCGGATCAAATCGGCACACAGTCAGCGCGGCAATTCTTACCACACGAGACGGTAAAGGCTCTTGGTGTTTCATGGGAGCCAGAGCATGACGTTTTATCCTTCGAATCCGCAATATCCAGTGATGTGTCCATTCCGACAAAGCGATCCATTCTATCCAACGTAGCTCGCATGTTCGATCCGCTGGGCCTGATCTCCCCGATTGTCATTCGGGccaagatgatgatgcaggaaTTATGGTTGCAGAAAGCTGGTTGGGACGAGTATGTTCCAGATACTATCTGtaagaaatggaaaacaatacAAGAGGATTGGCAACTCATCTCTGAATTCAAGGTTAGTCGTTATGCGCTTCTACCTGGTGCGCGTATTCAGCTACATACCTTCTGTGATGCATCGGAGGCAGCATATGGAGCCTGCATTTATGCGCGTTGTGAAGGCGAAGGTGGGCAGATTCGCATAACGTTGCTTTCTTCCAAATCGCGTGTGGCACCGCTCAAGCGCGTCACACTACCCCGCCTTGAACTATGCGCTGCTGTATTAGGAGCACACCTGCATCACCGAGTAAAGAAGGCGATGGGGATCAACGTTGCAGAATCTTTCTTTTGGTCGGATTCCACCATCACCTTAACCTGGATCAGCGCCACACCCAACACATGGGCAACGTTTGTGGCTAACCGGGTATCTGAAGTGCAGCATTACTCACACCCGCGGCAGTGGAGACATGTACCCGGCGCGTCTAATCCTGCTGACCTGGGTTCACGAGGCATGTCAGCCGCTGATTTCCTGAAAAGCAAACTGTGGAGCTTCGGTCCGGATTGGCTATCTTTGCCCGCTTCCATCTGGCCCAACTCTAACCCGGAACCAGCCAACGAAACGAATCTAGAGAATCGCCAG CTACAAGCGATTGCTGCGTATCGTATCATACTGCATTCGCTTCACACGTAA